A stretch of Nilaparvata lugens isolate BPH chromosome 12, ASM1435652v1, whole genome shotgun sequence DNA encodes these proteins:
- the LOC111056144 gene encoding S-antigen protein-like isoform X9, which yields MPNKIEVAIDNDADLSVCVSKKSESSVAAYGYNGDKGCNYGGDKGYNYGGGNGVAAYNYGGGCEGYGGDKGYNYGGDKGYNYGGGNEVAAYNYGGGCEGYGGDKGYNYGGDKGYNYGGGNGVAAYNYGGGCEGYGGDKGYNYGGDKGYNYGGGNGVAAYNYQDGCKGYGGDKGYNYGGDKGYNYGGGNGVAAYNYQDGCKGYGGDKGYNYGGDKGYNYGGGNGVAAYNYQDGCKGYGGDKGYNYAGGNGVAAYKSPIKYDTPISDALVTASRATQAARQVGPAIYAGKALGRAIMAAAEKGISVKNYDGGNNGCNYGGDKGYNYGGDKGYNYAGGNGVAAYNYDGGCQGYSGEKGYNYGGDKGYNYGGDKVYNNGGGNGVAAYNYGGGCKAYGGDKGYSYGGDKGYNYGGGNEVVAYNYGGGCKGYGGDKGYNYGGGNGVAAYSYGGGCQGYGGDKGYNYGGDKGYNYGGGNGVAAYSNGGGCQGYGGDKGYSYGGDKGYNYGGGNEVAAYSYGGGCQGYGGDKGYNYGGGNGAAAYNYGGGCQAYGGDKGYNYGGDKGYNYGGGNGVAAYSNGGGCQGYGGDKGYSYGGDKGYNYGGGNGVAAYSNGGGCQGYGGDKGYNYGGGNGVAAYNYQDGCKGYGGDKGYNYGGGNGVAAYNYQDGCKGYGGDKGYNYGGGNGVAAYNYQDGCKGYGGDKGYNYGGGNGVAAYNYQDGCKGYGGDKGYNYGGDKGYNYGGDKGYNYGGGNGVAAYSYGGGCQAYGGDKGYSYGGDKGYNYGGGNGAAAYSYGGGCQAYGGDKGYSYGGDKGYNYGGGNEVAAYSYGGGCQAYGGDKGYSYGGDKGYNYGGGSGVAAYNYGGGCKGYGGDKGYNYGGDKGYNYGGGNGAAAYSYGGGCQAYGGEEGYNYGGGNGAAAYNYGGGCQGYGADNGYNYSEGKCVTAYNSPILQGAQQAMSQVFKQFDDIGKTTVQGAAKVAKEALKMPKF from the exons ATGCCTAATAAGATCGAAGTCGCCATTGACAACGACGCCGATTTATCTGTGTGCGTCTCAAAAAAATCCGAAAGTTCTGTGGCTGCCTATG GATACAACGGAGACAAAGGATGCAACTATGGAGGGGACAAAGGATACAATTATGGTGGCGGTAATGGTGTAGCAGCTTACAATTATGGAGGTGGATGTGAAGGATATGGTGGAGACAAAGGATACAATTATGGAGGTGACAAAGGATACAACTATGGTGGAGGAAATGAGGTTGCAGCTTACAATTATGGAGGAGGATGCGAAGGATATGGTGGAGACAAAGGATACAATTATGGAGGTGACAAAGGATACAACTATGGTGGAGGTAATGGTGTAGCAGCTTACAATTATGGAGGTGGATGTGAAGGATATGGTGGAGACAAAGGATACAATTATGGAGGTGACAAAGGATACAACTACGGTGGAGGTAATGGTGTTGCAGCTTACAATTATCAAGATGGATGTAAAGGATATGGTGGAGACAAAGGATACAATTATGGTGGTGACAAAGGATACAACTATGGTGGAGGTAATGGTGTTGCAGCTTACAATTATCAAGATGGATGTAAAGGATATGGTGGAGACAAAGGATACAATTATGGTGGTGACAAAGGATACAACTATGGTGGAGGTAATGGTGTTGCAGCTTACAATTATCAAGATGGATGTAAAGGATATGGCGGAGACAAAGGATACAACTATGCTGGTGGAAATGGTGTTGCAGCATACAAAAGTCCGATAAAATACGATACTCCAATATCAGATGCCCTTGTTACTGCATCACGTGCTACACAAGCTGCCAGGCAAGTTGGCCCCGCTATTTATGCAGGCAAAGCACTTGGCAGAGCAATTATGGCAGCAGCTGAGAAAGGAATATCAGTTAAAAATTATGATGGAGGAAACAATGGATGCAATTATGGTGGAGATAAAGGATACAATTATGGTGGCGACAAGGGATACAACTATGCTGGAGGTAATGGTGTTGCAGCTTACAATTATGATGGTGGTTGCCAAGGGTATAGTGGAGAAAAAGGATACAATTATGGTGGTGACAAAGGATACAATTATGGTGGTGATAAAGTATACAACAATGGTGGTGGTAATGGTGTTGCAGCTTATAATTATGGGGGTGGTTGCAAAGCATATGGTGGAGACAAAGGATACAGTTATGGTGGTGACAAAGGATATAATTATGGTGGAGGTAATGAGGTTGTAGCTTACAATTATGGAGGTGGATGTAAAGGATATGGAGGAGACAAAGGTTACAACTATGGTGGAGGAAATGGTGTTGCAGCTTACAGTTATGGAGGTGGATGCCAAGGATATGGTGGTGACAAAGGATACAATTATGGTGGTGACAAAGGATACAACTATGGTGGAGGTAATGGAGTTGCAGCTTACAGTAATGGAGGCGGATGTCAAGGATATGGTGGTGACAAAGGATACAGTTATGGTGGTGACAAAGGATACAACTATGGTGGAGGTAATGAAGTTGCAGCTTACAGTTATGGAGGCGGATGTCAAGGATATGGTGGTGACAAAGGATACAACTATGGTGGAGGTAATGGAGCTGCAGCTTACAATTATGGAG GTGGATGCCAAGCATATGGAGGAGACAAAGGATACAATTATGGTGGTGACAAAGGATACAACTATGGTGGAGGTAATGGAGTTGCAGCTTACAGTAATGGAGGCGGATGTCAAGGATATGGTGGTGACAAAGGATACAGTTATGGTGGTGACAAAGGATACAACTATGGTGGAGGTAATGGAGTTGCAGCTTACAGTAATGGAGGCGGATGTCAAGGATATGGTGGTGACAAAGGATACAATTATGGTGGAGGTAATGGTGTTGCAGCTTACAATTATCAAGATGGATGTAAAGGATATGGCGGAGACAAAGGATACAACTATGGTGGAGGTAATGGTGTTGCAGCTTACAATTATCAAGATGGATGTAAAGGATATGGTGGAGACAAAGGATACAACTATGGTGGAGGTAATGGTGTTGCAGCTTATAATTATCAAGATGGATGTAAAGGATATGGCGGAGACAAAGGATACAACTATGGTGGAGGTAATGGTGTTGCAGCTTACAATTATCAAGATGGATGTAAAGGATATGGCGGAGACAAAGGATACAATTATG GTGGTGACAAAGGATACAATTATGGTGGTGACAAAGGATACAACTATGGTGGAGGTAATGGTGTAGCAGCTTACAGTTATGGAGGTGGTTGCCAAGCATATGGTGGTGACAAAGGATACAGTTATGGTGGTGACAAAGGATACAACTATGGTGGAGGTAATGGAGCTGCCGCTTACAGTTATGGAGGTGGTTGCCAAGCATATGGTGGTGACAAAGGATACAGTTATGGTGGTGACAAAGGATACAACTATGGTGGAGGTAATGAAGTTGCAGCTTACAGTTATGGAGGTGGTTGCCAAGCATATGGTGGAGACAAAGGATACAGTTATG GTGGTGACAAAGGATACAATTATGGAGGAGGTAGTGGAGTTGCTGCTTACAATTATGGAGGTGGATGCAAAGGATATGGTGGAGACAAAGGATACAATTATGGTGGTGACAAAGGATACAACTATGGTGGAGGTAATGGAGCTGCAGCTTACAGTTATGGTGGCGGTTGCCAAGCATATGGTGGTGAAGAAGGATATAATTATGGTGGAGGCAATGGAGCTGCAGCTTACAATTATGGAGGTGGTTGCCAAGGATATGGAGCAGACAATGGATACAACTATTCTGAAGGAAAATGTGTTACAGCATACAATTCTCCTATACTACAAGGTGCTCAGCAAGCCATGTCACAAGTCTTTAAGCAATTTGATGATATTGGCAAGACTACTGTTCAGGGTGCAGCCAAAGTAGCTAAAGAAGCATTAAAAATGCCAAAGTT
- the LOC111056144 gene encoding S-antigen protein-like isoform X7, with protein MPNKIEVAIDNDADLSVCVSKKSESSVAAYGYNGDKGCNYGGDKGYNYGGGNGVAAYNYGGGCEGYGGDKGYNYGGDKGYNYGGGNEVAAYNYGGGCEGYGGDKGYNYGGDKGYNYGGGNGVAAYNYGGGCEGYGGDKGYNYGGDKGYNYGGGNGVAAYNYQDGCKGYGGDKGYNYGGDKGYNYGGGNGVAAYNYQDGCKGYGGDKGYNYGGDKGYNYGGGNGVAAYNYQDGCKGYGGDKGYNYAGGNGVAAYKSPIKYDTPISDALVTASRATQAARQVGPAIYAGKALGRAIMAAAEKGISVKNYDGGNNGCNYGGDKGYNYGGDKGYNYAGGNGVAAYNYDGGCQGYSGEKGYNYGGDKGYNYGGDKVYNNGGGNGVAAYNYGGGCKAYGGDKGYSYGGDKGYNYGGGNEVVAYNYGGGCKGYGGDKGYNYGGGNGVAAYSYGGGCQGYGGDKGYNYGGDKGYNYGGGNGVAAYSNGGGCQGYGGDKGYSYGGDKGYNYGGGNEVAAYSYGGGCQGYGGDKGYNYGGDKGYNYGGGNGVAAYSYGGGCQAYGGDKGYNYGGDKGYNYGGGNGVAAYSNGGGCQGYGGDKGYSYGGDKGYNYGGGNGVAAYSNGGGCQGYGGDKGYNYGGGNGVAAYNYQDGCKGYGGDKGYNYGGGNGVAAYNYQDGCKGYGGDKGYNYGGGNGVAAYNYQDGCKGYGGDKGYNYGGGNGVAAYNYQDGCKGYGGDKGYNYGGDKGYNYGGDKGYNYGGGNGVAAYSYGGGCQAYGGDKGYSYGGDKGYNYGGGNGAAAYSYGGGCQAYGGDKGYSYGGDKGYNYGGGNEVAAYSYGGGCQAYGGDKGYSYGGDKGYNYGGGSGVAAYNYGGGCKGYGGDKGYNYGGDKGYNYGGGNGAAAYSYGGGCQAYGGEEGYNYGGGNGAAAYNYGGGCQGYGADNGYNYSEGKCVTAYNSPILQGAQQAMSQVFKQFDDIGKTTVQGAAKVAKEALKMPKF; from the exons ATGCCTAATAAGATCGAAGTCGCCATTGACAACGACGCCGATTTATCTGTGTGCGTCTCAAAAAAATCCGAAAGTTCTGTGGCTGCCTATG GATACAACGGAGACAAAGGATGCAACTATGGAGGGGACAAAGGATACAATTATGGTGGCGGTAATGGTGTAGCAGCTTACAATTATGGAGGTGGATGTGAAGGATATGGTGGAGACAAAGGATACAATTATGGAGGTGACAAAGGATACAACTATGGTGGAGGAAATGAGGTTGCAGCTTACAATTATGGAGGAGGATGCGAAGGATATGGTGGAGACAAAGGATACAATTATGGAGGTGACAAAGGATACAACTATGGTGGAGGTAATGGTGTAGCAGCTTACAATTATGGAGGTGGATGTGAAGGATATGGTGGAGACAAAGGATACAATTATGGAGGTGACAAAGGATACAACTACGGTGGAGGTAATGGTGTTGCAGCTTACAATTATCAAGATGGATGTAAAGGATATGGTGGAGACAAAGGATACAATTATGGTGGTGACAAAGGATACAACTATGGTGGAGGTAATGGTGTTGCAGCTTACAATTATCAAGATGGATGTAAAGGATATGGTGGAGACAAAGGATACAATTATGGTGGTGACAAAGGATACAACTATGGTGGAGGTAATGGTGTTGCAGCTTACAATTATCAAGATGGATGTAAAGGATATGGCGGAGACAAAGGATACAACTATGCTGGTGGAAATGGTGTTGCAGCATACAAAAGTCCGATAAAATACGATACTCCAATATCAGATGCCCTTGTTACTGCATCACGTGCTACACAAGCTGCCAGGCAAGTTGGCCCCGCTATTTATGCAGGCAAAGCACTTGGCAGAGCAATTATGGCAGCAGCTGAGAAAGGAATATCAGTTAAAAATTATGATGGAGGAAACAATGGATGCAATTATGGTGGAGATAAAGGATACAATTATGGTGGCGACAAGGGATACAACTATGCTGGAGGTAATGGTGTTGCAGCTTACAATTATGATGGTGGTTGCCAAGGGTATAGTGGAGAAAAAGGATACAATTATGGTGGTGACAAAGGATACAATTATGGTGGTGATAAAGTATACAACAATGGTGGTGGTAATGGTGTTGCAGCTTATAATTATGGGGGTGGTTGCAAAGCATATGGTGGAGACAAAGGATACAGTTATGGTGGTGACAAAGGATATAATTATGGTGGAGGTAATGAGGTTGTAGCTTACAATTATGGAGGTGGATGTAAAGGATATGGAGGAGACAAAGGTTACAACTATGGTGGAGGAAATGGTGTTGCAGCTTACAGTTATGGAGGTGGATGCCAAGGATATGGTGGTGACAAAGGATACAATTATGGTGGTGACAAAGGATACAACTATGGTGGAGGTAATGGAGTTGCAGCTTACAGTAATGGAGGCGGATGTCAAGGATATGGTGGTGACAAAGGATACAGTTATGGTGGTGACAAAGGATACAACTATGGTGGAGGTAATGAAGTTGCAGCTTACAGTTATGGAGGCGGATGTCAAGGATATG GTGGTGACAAAGGATACAATTATGGTGGTGACAAAGGATACAACTATGGTGGAGGTAATGGAGTTGCAGCATACAGTTATGGAGGTGGATGCCAAGCATATGGAGGAGACAAAGGATACAATTATGGTGGTGACAAAGGATACAACTATGGTGGAGGTAATGGAGTTGCAGCTTACAGTAATGGAGGCGGATGTCAAGGATATGGTGGTGACAAAGGATACAGTTATGGTGGTGACAAAGGATACAACTATGGTGGAGGTAATGGAGTTGCAGCTTACAGTAATGGAGGCGGATGTCAAGGATATGGTGGTGACAAAGGATACAATTATGGTGGAGGTAATGGTGTTGCAGCTTACAATTATCAAGATGGATGTAAAGGATATGGCGGAGACAAAGGATACAACTATGGTGGAGGTAATGGTGTTGCAGCTTACAATTATCAAGATGGATGTAAAGGATATGGTGGAGACAAAGGATACAACTATGGTGGAGGTAATGGTGTTGCAGCTTATAATTATCAAGATGGATGTAAAGGATATGGCGGAGACAAAGGATACAACTATGGTGGAGGTAATGGTGTTGCAGCTTACAATTATCAAGATGGATGTAAAGGATATGGCGGAGACAAAGGATACAATTATG GTGGTGACAAAGGATACAATTATGGTGGTGACAAAGGATACAACTATGGTGGAGGTAATGGTGTAGCAGCTTACAGTTATGGAGGTGGTTGCCAAGCATATGGTGGTGACAAAGGATACAGTTATGGTGGTGACAAAGGATACAACTATGGTGGAGGTAATGGAGCTGCCGCTTACAGTTATGGAGGTGGTTGCCAAGCATATGGTGGTGACAAAGGATACAGTTATGGTGGTGACAAAGGATACAACTATGGTGGAGGTAATGAAGTTGCAGCTTACAGTTATGGAGGTGGTTGCCAAGCATATGGTGGAGACAAAGGATACAGTTATG GTGGTGACAAAGGATACAATTATGGAGGAGGTAGTGGAGTTGCTGCTTACAATTATGGAGGTGGATGCAAAGGATATGGTGGAGACAAAGGATACAATTATGGTGGTGACAAAGGATACAACTATGGTGGAGGTAATGGAGCTGCAGCTTACAGTTATGGTGGCGGTTGCCAAGCATATGGTGGTGAAGAAGGATATAATTATGGTGGAGGCAATGGAGCTGCAGCTTACAATTATGGAGGTGGTTGCCAAGGATATGGAGCAGACAATGGATACAACTATTCTGAAGGAAAATGTGTTACAGCATACAATTCTCCTATACTACAAGGTGCTCAGCAAGCCATGTCACAAGTCTTTAAGCAATTTGATGATATTGGCAAGACTACTGTTCAGGGTGCAGCCAAAGTAGCTAAAGAAGCATTAAAAATGCCAAAGTT
- the LOC111056144 gene encoding S-antigen protein-like isoform X20 → MPNKIEVAIDNDADLSVCVSKKSESSVAAYGYNGDKGCNYGGDKGYNYGGGNGVAAYNYGGGCEGYGGDKGYNYGGDKGYNYGGGNEVAAYNYGGGCEGYGGDKGYNYGGDKGYNYGGGNGVAAYNYGGGCEGYGGDKGYNYGGDKGYNYGGGNGVAAYNYQDGCKGYGGDKGYNYGGDKGYNYGGGNGVAAYNYQDGCKGYGGDKGYNYGGDKGYNYGGGNGVAAYNYQDGCKGYGGDKGYNYAGGNGVAAYKSPIKYDTPISDALVTASRATQAARQVGPAIYAGKALGRAIMAAAEKGISVKNYDGGNNGCNYGGDKGYNYGGDKGYNYAGGNGVAAYNYDGGCQGYSGEKGYNYGGDKGYNYGGDKVYNNGGGNGVAAYNYGGGCKAYGGDKGYSYGGDKGYNYGGGNEVVAYNYGGGCKGYGGDKGYNYGGGNGVAAYSYGGGCQGYGGDKGYNYGGDKGYNYGGGNGVAAYSNGGGCQGYGGDKGYSYGGDKGYNYGGGNEVAAYSYGGGCQGYGGDKGYNYGGDKGYNYGGGNGVAAYNYQDGCKGYGGDKGYNYGGGNGVAAYNYQDGCKGYGGDKGYNYGGGNGVAAYNYQDGCKGYGGDKGYNYGGGNGVAAYNYQDGCKGYGGDKGYNYGGDKGYNYGGDKGYNYGGGNGVAAYSYGGGCQAYGGDKGYSYGGDKGYNYGGGNGAAAYSYGGGCQAYGGDKGYSYGGDKGYNYGGGNEVAAYSYGGGCQAYGGDKGYSYGGDKGYNYGGGSGVAAYNYGGGCKGYGGDKGYNYGGDKGYNYGGGNGAAAYSYGGGCQAYGGEEGYNYGGGNGAAAYNYGGGCQGYGADNGYNYSEGKCVTAYNSPILQGAQQAMSQVFKQFDDIGKTTVQGAAKVAKEALKMPKF, encoded by the exons ATGCCTAATAAGATCGAAGTCGCCATTGACAACGACGCCGATTTATCTGTGTGCGTCTCAAAAAAATCCGAAAGTTCTGTGGCTGCCTATG GATACAACGGAGACAAAGGATGCAACTATGGAGGGGACAAAGGATACAATTATGGTGGCGGTAATGGTGTAGCAGCTTACAATTATGGAGGTGGATGTGAAGGATATGGTGGAGACAAAGGATACAATTATGGAGGTGACAAAGGATACAACTATGGTGGAGGAAATGAGGTTGCAGCTTACAATTATGGAGGAGGATGCGAAGGATATGGTGGAGACAAAGGATACAATTATGGAGGTGACAAAGGATACAACTATGGTGGAGGTAATGGTGTAGCAGCTTACAATTATGGAGGTGGATGTGAAGGATATGGTGGAGACAAAGGATACAATTATGGAGGTGACAAAGGATACAACTACGGTGGAGGTAATGGTGTTGCAGCTTACAATTATCAAGATGGATGTAAAGGATATGGTGGAGACAAAGGATACAATTATGGTGGTGACAAAGGATACAACTATGGTGGAGGTAATGGTGTTGCAGCTTACAATTATCAAGATGGATGTAAAGGATATGGTGGAGACAAAGGATACAATTATGGTGGTGACAAAGGATACAACTATGGTGGAGGTAATGGTGTTGCAGCTTACAATTATCAAGATGGATGTAAAGGATATGGCGGAGACAAAGGATACAACTATGCTGGTGGAAATGGTGTTGCAGCATACAAAAGTCCGATAAAATACGATACTCCAATATCAGATGCCCTTGTTACTGCATCACGTGCTACACAAGCTGCCAGGCAAGTTGGCCCCGCTATTTATGCAGGCAAAGCACTTGGCAGAGCAATTATGGCAGCAGCTGAGAAAGGAATATCAGTTAAAAATTATGATGGAGGAAACAATGGATGCAATTATGGTGGAGATAAAGGATACAATTATGGTGGCGACAAGGGATACAACTATGCTGGAGGTAATGGTGTTGCAGCTTACAATTATGATGGTGGTTGCCAAGGGTATAGTGGAGAAAAAGGATACAATTATGGTGGTGACAAAGGATACAATTATGGTGGTGATAAAGTATACAACAATGGTGGTGGTAATGGTGTTGCAGCTTATAATTATGGGGGTGGTTGCAAAGCATATGGTGGAGACAAAGGATACAGTTATGGTGGTGACAAAGGATATAATTATGGTGGAGGTAATGAGGTTGTAGCTTACAATTATGGAGGTGGATGTAAAGGATATGGAGGAGACAAAGGTTACAACTATGGTGGAGGAAATGGTGTTGCAGCTTACAGTTATGGAGGTGGATGCCAAGGATATGGTGGTGACAAAGGATACAATTATGGTGGTGACAAAGGATACAACTATGGTGGAGGTAATGGAGTTGCAGCTTACAGTAATGGAGGCGGATGTCAAGGATATGGTGGTGACAAAGGATACAGTTATGGTGGTGACAAAGGATACAACTATGGTGGAGGTAATGAAGTTGCAGCTTACAGTTATGGAGGCGGATGTCAAGGATATG GTGGTGACAAAGGATACAATTATGGTGGTGACAAAGGATACAACTATGGTGGAG GTAATGGTGTTGCAGCTTACAATTATCAAGATGGATGTAAAGGATATGGCGGAGACAAAGGATACAACTATGGTGGAGGTAATGGTGTTGCAGCTTACAATTATCAAGATGGATGTAAAGGATATGGTGGAGACAAAGGATACAACTATGGTGGAGGTAATGGTGTTGCAGCTTATAATTATCAAGATGGATGTAAAGGATATGGCGGAGACAAAGGATACAACTATGGTGGAGGTAATGGTGTTGCAGCTTACAATTATCAAGATGGATGTAAAGGATATGGCGGAGACAAAGGATACAATTATG GTGGTGACAAAGGATACAATTATGGTGGTGACAAAGGATACAACTATGGTGGAGGTAATGGTGTAGCAGCTTACAGTTATGGAGGTGGTTGCCAAGCATATGGTGGTGACAAAGGATACAGTTATGGTGGTGACAAAGGATACAACTATGGTGGAGGTAATGGAGCTGCCGCTTACAGTTATGGAGGTGGTTGCCAAGCATATGGTGGTGACAAAGGATACAGTTATGGTGGTGACAAAGGATACAACTATGGTGGAGGTAATGAAGTTGCAGCTTACAGTTATGGAGGTGGTTGCCAAGCATATGGTGGAGACAAAGGATACAGTTATG GTGGTGACAAAGGATACAATTATGGAGGAGGTAGTGGAGTTGCTGCTTACAATTATGGAGGTGGATGCAAAGGATATGGTGGAGACAAAGGATACAATTATGGTGGTGACAAAGGATACAACTATGGTGGAGGTAATGGAGCTGCAGCTTACAGTTATGGTGGCGGTTGCCAAGCATATGGTGGTGAAGAAGGATATAATTATGGTGGAGGCAATGGAGCTGCAGCTTACAATTATGGAGGTGGTTGCCAAGGATATGGAGCAGACAATGGATACAACTATTCTGAAGGAAAATGTGTTACAGCATACAATTCTCCTATACTACAAGGTGCTCAGCAAGCCATGTCACAAGTCTTTAAGCAATTTGATGATATTGGCAAGACTACTGTTCAGGGTGCAGCCAAAGTAGCTAAAGAAGCATTAAAAATGCCAAAGTT